Proteins encoded together in one Vibrio metoecus window:
- a CDS encoding DUF4144 domain-containing protein, with the protein MISWPCILKLDGDDELVYLASESDLNRECSNLILCQNDRVIDSVGNTFSIIINDAEVNLANEQVQVTAEQASKLIQSHEFCRSEVCLTKIQFESVFDAINCLKSQAK; encoded by the coding sequence ATGATCAGTTGGCCATGTATTCTGAAACTGGATGGTGATGATGAACTAGTTTATCTTGCATCTGAGAGTGATTTGAACCGCGAGTGTTCAAATTTGATTTTATGCCAAAATGATCGAGTTATTGATTCTGTTGGAAACACTTTTTCGATAATTATCAATGATGCAGAAGTTAATCTGGCGAATGAGCAGGTTCAAGTTACAGCGGAACAAGCATCAAAACTTATTCAGTCGCATGAGTTTTGTCGTTCAGAGGTATGCTTGACAAAAATTCAGTTTGAGTCCGTGTTTGATGCAATTAACTGTCTGAAATCTCAGGCTAAATAA
- a CDS encoding AAA family ATPase, with product MENQGKLFFFCGKMGAGKSTKSKVIAAENSAVLISEDDWLSAHYPSQIQTFDDYIKYSSLIKPFIKSHVQNLLNVGVNVVMDFPANTIKQRAWFVSLCVEVGSEHELWYLDLTDEQCLSQVAKRRVEQPERAKFDTEAVFHHVTQYFEAPTASENINLVRVGEYA from the coding sequence ATGGAAAATCAGGGAAAACTGTTCTTCTTCTGTGGCAAGATGGGAGCAGGTAAATCAACTAAATCCAAGGTTATTGCTGCTGAAAATAGTGCAGTCCTAATTTCAGAAGATGATTGGTTGTCAGCTCATTATCCCTCACAAATTCAAACGTTTGACGATTACATTAAGTACTCAAGCCTCATAAAGCCTTTCATTAAAAGTCATGTTCAAAACTTGCTAAATGTTGGGGTTAACGTTGTCATGGATTTTCCAGCGAATACTATTAAGCAAAGAGCTTGGTTCGTATCACTGTGCGTCGAAGTAGGTAGTGAGCATGAGCTTTGGTATTTAGACTTAACAGATGAGCAATGTTTGTCCCAAGTTGCTAAGCGCCGAGTTGAGCAACCAGAAAGAGCTAAGTTTGACACAGAGGCTGTATTTCATCATGTGACCCAGTATTTTGAAGCTCCAACAGCGAGTGAAAATATCAATCTTGTACGTGTGGGAGAATACGCATAA
- a CDS encoding DUF3709 domain-containing protein: MSLALSSRFKQFGAFTYRLQVSRQLTIVLRCLMKQQFVYRCTFQCYCLIELSRQCVVSRFVGEGFHFG; this comes from the coding sequence GTGAGTTTGGCTCTCTCAAGTCGCTTTAAGCAGTTTGGTGCCTTTACTTACAGGCTGCAAGTCAGTCGGCAATTGACCATTGTTTTGCGCTGCCTAATGAAACAGCAATTTGTTTATCGCTGTACGTTTCAGTGTTATTGCCTCATTGAGTTATCGCGCCAATGTGTGGTGAGTAGGTTTGTCGGAGAGGGTTTCCACTTTGGCTGA
- a CDS encoding VOC family protein translates to MFSHIMIGSNDIEKSKVFYDAILSVLGYPAGVIDTKGRCLYINQDGVLGITKPVNGEPATHGNGMTIGFKVSSPELVEAWHAAGLANGGVACEDPPGIRVSGQRKMYLAYLRDPAGNKLCATHHMSTGN, encoded by the coding sequence ATGTTTAGTCACATCATGATCGGCTCAAATGATATTGAAAAATCAAAGGTTTTCTATGATGCCATATTGTCGGTGTTAGGTTATCCGGCGGGTGTTATTGATACTAAAGGTCGCTGTCTCTACATAAACCAAGACGGTGTACTTGGTATTACGAAACCAGTGAATGGCGAACCTGCGACGCATGGTAATGGGATGACAATTGGCTTTAAAGTTAGTAGCCCAGAGTTAGTAGAAGCATGGCATGCAGCCGGTTTAGCAAATGGTGGTGTGGCTTGTGAAGATCCTCCGGGTATCAGAGTGAGCGGACAAAGAAAAATGTATTTAGCTTATTTACGAGATCCAGCAGGTAATAAGCTATGTGCAACACATCATATGTCCACGGGTAACTAA
- a CDS encoding DUF3709 domain-containing protein, giving the protein MSPREVSFALSSRFDQFGAFTYGLKVRRQLSIVFRCLMKRQCVCCCKYQCDCLIELSCPCVVSWFVGEGFHISLAAK; this is encoded by the coding sequence TTGAGTCCACGCGAGGTGAGTTTTGCTCTCTCAAGTCGCTTTGACCAATTTGGTGCCTTTACTTATGGGCTGAAAGTTCGTCGGCAATTGAGCATTGTTTTTCGCTGCCTAATGAAACGGCAATGTGTCTGTTGCTGTAAGTATCAGTGTGATTGCCTTATTGAGTTATCGTGCCCATGTGTGGTGAGTTGGTTTGTCGGAGAGGGTTTCCACATTAGCCTGGCTGCTAAATGA
- a CDS encoding type II toxin-antitoxin system Phd/YefM family antitoxin, which translates to MSRIRLDQDIQPLSEFRAGVASFIKQINETRRPLVITQRGKGVAVVLDVAEYEAMQEKIELLEEMRTAEAQLAAGLGISNEDARSQVLGRIIK; encoded by the coding sequence ATGAGCCGTATTCGCCTTGATCAAGATATTCAGCCTTTGTCTGAGTTCCGTGCTGGCGTTGCATCATTTATCAAACAGATCAATGAAACTCGCCGACCATTGGTTATTACACAACGAGGTAAAGGTGTAGCCGTTGTTCTTGACGTTGCGGAGTATGAAGCAATGCAAGAGAAAATCGAATTACTCGAAGAAATGCGTACTGCAGAAGCTCAATTGGCTGCAGGTTTAGGTATATCAAACGAAGATGCTCGTTCACAAGTTCTGGGGCGCATCATCAAATGA
- a CDS encoding type II toxin-antitoxin system RelE/ParE family toxin, translated as MKVVWSPLALQKLGDAAEFIALDNPSAAEKWVNEVFDKTELLGSMPEMGRMVPEMPHTNYREIIFGHYRIIYSLSHEIRVLTVRNCRQLLTEHDV; from the coding sequence ATGAAAGTAGTTTGGTCACCTCTAGCGTTACAAAAACTGGGTGATGCCGCAGAGTTTATTGCTTTGGATAACCCATCAGCTGCAGAAAAGTGGGTGAATGAAGTATTCGACAAAACGGAATTGCTCGGCTCAATGCCAGAAATGGGCCGCATGGTTCCTGAAATGCCTCATACGAACTACCGTGAAATAATTTTTGGTCATTACCGCATTATTTATAGTTTGAGCCACGAAATCCGCGTTCTAACAGTTCGTAACTGTCGTCAATTGCTCACGGAACATGATGTGTGA